The Streptomyces phaeolivaceus genome has a window encoding:
- a CDS encoding NADAR family protein, producing MTKIDSWDTLTEAVRSGARVKYLHFWGHRPLPDGRIGASCLSQWWPSPFTVDGVEYATAEHWMMASKARLFGDAEAEREAVAAASPAQAKKVGRLVRGFDDATWERERFGIVVEGSFHKFAAHADLREFLVGTGGRVLVEASPLDRVWGIGLAADDERARDPARWRGPNLLGFALMAARGRFAEEAA from the coding sequence ATGACGAAGATCGATTCTTGGGACACGCTGACGGAGGCGGTCCGCTCCGGGGCGAGGGTCAAGTACCTGCACTTCTGGGGCCACCGCCCCCTGCCCGACGGCCGGATCGGCGCGAGCTGTCTGAGCCAGTGGTGGCCGTCGCCGTTCACGGTGGACGGCGTGGAGTACGCGACGGCCGAGCACTGGATGATGGCGTCGAAGGCCCGGCTGTTCGGGGACGCGGAGGCGGAGCGCGAGGCGGTCGCCGCGGCGAGCCCGGCGCAGGCCAAGAAGGTCGGGCGGCTGGTGCGCGGCTTCGACGACGCGACATGGGAGCGCGAGCGCTTCGGAATCGTGGTCGAGGGCAGCTTCCACAAGTTCGCCGCCCACGCCGACCTGCGGGAGTTCCTGGTGGGCACGGGCGGTCGCGTGCTCGTCGAGGCGAGCCCCCTCGACCGGGTCTGGGGGATCGGCCTGGCGGCGGACGACGAGCGCGCGAGGGACCCCGCGCGGTGGCGGGGTCCGAACCTGCTGGGTTTCGCGCTGATGGCCGCGCGTGGACGCTTCGCCGAGGAAGCCGCATAG
- a CDS encoding GlxA family transcriptional regulator, protein MSASRLHRVAVLVLEGAKPLDVGIPAQVFTTRASMPYEVRMCGATPGLVTGGDGLAYYVDHGLDALGWADIVFVPGYRFPDRDDPPPAVVEALIAAHDRGARLAAISTGAFALAATGLLDGRRATTHWHYTRALMARHPLVRVDENVLFVDEGSVLTSAGAASGIDLCLHILRGDLGVAASNHAARRLVAAPYRSGGQAQYVPRSVPEPLGERFAVTREWALHRLGEPLTLDILARQAEVSPRTFSRRFVEETGYTPMQWVMRARIDLARELLERSERGVEQIAADVGLGTGANLRLHFQRILGTTPSEYRRTFTRGE, encoded by the coding sequence GTGTCAGCCTCTCGCCTGCATCGCGTCGCCGTTCTCGTGCTCGAAGGCGCGAAGCCGCTCGATGTCGGGATTCCCGCGCAGGTCTTCACGACGCGCGCGAGCATGCCGTACGAGGTGCGGATGTGCGGGGCGACGCCCGGTCTCGTGACCGGCGGGGACGGTCTCGCGTACTACGTCGACCACGGCCTCGACGCGCTCGGGTGGGCGGACATCGTCTTCGTCCCCGGGTACCGGTTCCCGGACCGTGACGACCCGCCGCCCGCCGTCGTCGAGGCGCTGATCGCCGCCCACGACCGGGGCGCGCGGCTCGCCGCCATCTCGACCGGCGCCTTCGCGCTCGCCGCCACCGGCCTGCTCGACGGCAGACGCGCCACCACGCACTGGCACTACACGCGCGCCCTCATGGCGAGGCATCCGCTCGTCCGGGTCGACGAGAACGTGCTGTTCGTCGACGAGGGCAGTGTGCTCACCTCGGCCGGCGCCGCCTCCGGCATCGACCTGTGCCTGCACATCCTGCGCGGCGACCTCGGCGTGGCCGCGTCCAACCACGCGGCCCGGAGGCTGGTCGCGGCGCCCTATCGCAGCGGCGGCCAGGCCCAGTACGTGCCGCGCAGTGTGCCGGAGCCGCTCGGCGAACGGTTCGCCGTCACCCGGGAGTGGGCGCTGCACCGGCTCGGCGAGCCCCTCACCCTCGACATACTGGCGCGGCAGGCCGAGGTCTCGCCGCGCACGTTCTCCCGGCGCTTCGTCGAGGAGACCGGGTACACGCCGATGCAGTGGGTGATGCGGGCCCGTATCGACCTGGCCCGCGAACTGCTGGAGCGCTCGGAGCGCGGCGTCGAACAGATCGCCGCCGACGTCGGCCTCGGCACCGGCGCGAATCTGCGTCTGCACTTCCAGCGCATCCTGGGCACCACCCCGAGCGAGTACCGGCGCACCTTCACCCGGGGCGAGTGA
- a CDS encoding polyamine ABC transporter substrate-binding protein codes for MEQYEPDRLSPAQVAAVRRSLRNGRAAIGRRSLLRAGAGGALAIGGLGALSACGIPAAKNTSGGSSEDHSAKEKEVDFSNWTEYMDVDDSGKRHPSLDQFTRRTGIKVAYTEDINDNVEFFGKIKPQLAAGQDTGRDLICVTDWLAARLIRFGWVQKLDASNLPHAYMNLAQQFRGPDWDPGRAYSYPWQGISTVIAFNRKALDGEEVTSVSDMLDNPKLKGRIGFLSEMRDSIGMTLLDMGKDPAKFTDDDYDAAIARLQKSVDQGQIRRFTGNDYTSDLTKGDLAACIAWAGDVVQLKADTPDVDFVIPDSGYMTSTDNLLIPNKARHKTNAERLIDYYYEPKPAAELAAYINYVCPVDGVKAELAKIDPDAANNPLIIPDAAMAAKSHAFRSLSQKEETAYEEKFAKLTGA; via the coding sequence ATGGAGCAGTACGAGCCCGACCGCCTGTCCCCGGCCCAGGTGGCCGCCGTGCGGCGCAGCCTCAGGAACGGCCGGGCCGCCATCGGCCGCCGTTCGCTGCTGCGCGCCGGAGCCGGCGGCGCACTCGCGATCGGCGGGCTCGGCGCGCTGAGCGCCTGTGGCATCCCCGCGGCGAAGAACACCTCGGGCGGCTCGTCCGAGGACCACTCGGCCAAGGAGAAGGAGGTCGACTTCTCCAACTGGACCGAGTACATGGACGTCGACGACAGCGGCAAGCGCCACCCGAGTCTGGACCAGTTCACCCGGCGCACCGGCATCAAGGTCGCGTACACCGAGGACATCAACGACAACGTCGAGTTCTTCGGCAAGATCAAGCCGCAGCTCGCCGCCGGTCAGGACACCGGCCGCGATCTCATCTGCGTCACCGACTGGCTCGCCGCCCGGCTGATCCGCTTCGGGTGGGTCCAGAAACTGGACGCGTCCAACCTCCCGCACGCCTATATGAACCTGGCCCAGCAGTTCCGCGGCCCCGACTGGGACCCGGGCCGCGCCTACTCGTATCCCTGGCAGGGCATCTCGACCGTCATCGCCTTCAACAGGAAGGCCCTCGACGGCGAGGAGGTCACGTCGGTCTCCGACATGCTCGACAACCCGAAGCTCAAGGGGCGCATCGGCTTCCTCTCCGAGATGCGCGACAGCATCGGCATGACCCTGCTCGACATGGGCAAGGACCCGGCGAAGTTCACCGACGACGACTACGACGCGGCGATCGCCCGCCTCCAGAAGTCCGTCGACCAGGGCCAGATCCGCCGCTTCACCGGCAACGACTACACCTCGGACCTCACCAAGGGCGACCTCGCGGCCTGTATCGCCTGGGCCGGTGACGTCGTCCAGCTCAAGGCGGACACCCCGGACGTCGACTTCGTCATCCCCGACAGCGGCTACATGACCTCGACGGACAACCTGCTGATACCGAACAAGGCCCGCCACAAGACCAACGCCGAACGGCTCATCGACTACTACTACGAGCCGAAGCCGGCCGCCGAACTCGCCGCGTACATCAACTACGTGTGCCCGGTCGACGGGGTGAAGGCGGAGCTGGCCAAGATCGACCCGGACGCGGCGAACAACCCGCTGATCATTCCCGACGCGGCCATGGCGGCCAAGTCCCATGCCTTCCGCTCCCTGAGCCAGAAGGAAGAGACGGCGTACGAAGAGAAGTTCGCGAAGCTGACAGGGGCGTGA
- a CDS encoding DUF4190 domain-containing protein encodes MPSDEAPIPETPADPRPDRRPDPWAPPQGDGALPPTVVDGATLPTVTDDADPLTVVDGAALPTVTDDAVPSTLVDGATLPTITEDAAPAPTVALDKPATPVAPAWSAPTAATAAPAARDPWTPPADTPAPSGPTPTPAPTPASPSVHDQMTVMAMPGADTPVPNPFAPPVPNAPHASYPPPVAGPAYATPTPGSAVPPPPIGPEGPGQVPYGYPQYPSYPGAHAHAHPGVGYPAPGGHAWAPMAPPPSNGMGIAAMVLGICAAVLFCLWPLAILLGIMAVIFGSIGRVKVSKGEATNPGHALAGIICGVVGILLGIGFIVFIVMASSSEDSDTDPFLDDGYSTSLSLVLPTR; translated from the coding sequence ATGCCGTCCGACGAGGCACCGATTCCCGAGACACCGGCCGACCCGAGGCCCGACCGGCGGCCCGACCCGTGGGCCCCGCCGCAGGGCGACGGCGCGCTGCCGCCGACGGTGGTCGACGGCGCGACGCTCCCGACGGTCACCGACGACGCGGACCCGCTGACCGTGGTCGACGGTGCCGCCCTGCCGACGGTGACCGACGACGCCGTCCCGTCGACGCTGGTCGACGGCGCGACGCTTCCGACGATCACCGAGGACGCGGCACCGGCCCCGACGGTCGCCCTGGACAAGCCGGCCACGCCGGTTGCGCCCGCGTGGTCGGCCCCCACCGCCGCCACCGCCGCTCCGGCCGCCCGCGACCCGTGGACCCCGCCTGCCGACACCCCGGCGCCGAGCGGCCCCACGCCCACGCCCGCTCCCACCCCCGCCTCGCCCTCGGTGCACGACCAGATGACGGTCATGGCCATGCCGGGTGCGGACACGCCCGTCCCCAACCCCTTCGCCCCACCCGTGCCCAACGCCCCCCACGCGTCCTACCCGCCGCCCGTGGCCGGCCCCGCCTACGCCACACCGACCCCCGGTTCCGCCGTGCCGCCCCCGCCGATCGGCCCCGAGGGACCCGGGCAGGTCCCGTACGGCTACCCGCAGTACCCGTCGTACCCGGGAGCCCATGCCCATGCCCATCCCGGTGTCGGCTACCCGGCCCCCGGCGGCCACGCCTGGGCCCCGATGGCGCCGCCGCCCAGCAACGGGATGGGTATCGCGGCGATGGTGCTCGGCATCTGCGCCGCCGTGCTGTTCTGTCTGTGGCCGCTGGCGATCCTGCTCGGGATCATGGCCGTGATCTTCGGATCCATCGGCCGGGTCAAGGTCAGCAAGGGCGAGGCGACGAACCCCGGGCACGCCCTGGCCGGGATCATCTGCGGAGTTGTCGGCATCCTGCTCGGCATCGGCTTCATCGTCTTCATCGTCATGGCGTCCAGCAGCGAGGACTCGGACACCGACCCCTTCCTCGACGACGGCTACTCCACCTCGCTGTCCCTGGTGCTGCCGACGAGGTGA
- a CDS encoding ABC transporter permease: MSTGTLAEAEAPPPLAPAPATGKPPRRRGRWTPYLLLAPGLIWLLVFFAMPMVYQASTSVQTGSLEDGYRVTWHFATYWDALSEYYPQFLRSVLYAGSATILCLLLGYPLAYLIAFRAGRWRNLILILVIAPFFTSFLIRTLAWKTILSDGGPVVGALNTLHVLDVTSWLGLTAGDRVLATPLAVVCGLTYNFLPFMILPLYTSLERIDGRLHEAAGDLYARPFTTFRKVTFPLSMPGVVSGTLLTFIPASGDYVNAELLGSTNTQMIGNVIQSQFLRILDYPTAAALSFILMAAILLMVTVYIRKSGTEDLV; this comes from the coding sequence ATGTCGACCGGAACCCTCGCCGAAGCCGAGGCACCACCACCCCTCGCACCCGCCCCGGCCACCGGGAAACCGCCCCGCAGACGGGGCCGCTGGACGCCGTATCTGCTGCTCGCGCCCGGTCTGATCTGGCTGCTGGTGTTCTTCGCGATGCCGATGGTCTACCAGGCATCGACGTCCGTGCAGACGGGCTCCCTGGAGGACGGCTACCGGGTCACCTGGCACTTCGCGACCTACTGGGACGCGCTGAGCGAGTACTACCCGCAGTTCCTGCGCTCGGTGCTCTACGCGGGCTCGGCGACGATCCTGTGTCTGCTGCTGGGCTACCCGCTGGCCTATCTGATCGCGTTCCGGGCCGGCCGCTGGCGGAATCTGATCCTGATCCTGGTGATCGCCCCGTTCTTCACCAGCTTCCTGATCCGCACCCTCGCCTGGAAGACGATCCTGTCGGACGGCGGCCCGGTCGTCGGCGCCCTCAACACCCTGCACGTCCTCGACGTCACGAGCTGGCTCGGCCTCACCGCCGGGGACCGGGTGCTGGCCACCCCGCTCGCGGTGGTCTGCGGCCTGACGTACAACTTCCTGCCGTTCATGATCCTGCCGCTCTACACCTCCCTCGAACGCATCGACGGACGGCTGCACGAGGCGGCCGGCGACCTCTACGCCAGGCCCTTCACCACCTTCCGCAAGGTCACCTTCCCGCTCTCCATGCCGGGCGTCGTCTCCGGCACGCTGCTGACCTTCATCCCGGCGAGCGGCGACTACGTGAACGCCGAACTCCTCGGCTCCACCAACACCCAGATGATCGGCAACGTCATCCAGAGCCAATTCCTGCGGATCCTCGACTATCCGACGGCGGCGGCCCTCTCCTTCATCCTCATGGCCGCGATCCTCCTCATGGTCACGGTCTACATTCGCAAGTCCGGGACGGAGGACCTGGTCTAA
- a CDS encoding gamma-aminobutyraldehyde dehydrogenase, with protein sequence MQNPGSVTPERFPAQDRFATGAQYIAGRPTKGTSGRTHAVVDPATGDEVLTYELAGTDDVDAAVAAARAAFPGWAATTPGERSDALHRFAAVLADRAEEFARAESLQCGKPLKLTREFDVPGTIDNTAFFAGAARHLQGQSAGEYSGDHTSYVRREPIGVVGSIAPWNYPLQMAAWKILPAIAAGNTIVLKPAEPTPLTSLLFAQAATDAGIPDGVINIVTGTGKEAGEHLVGHPDVVMTSFTGSTAVGKRVAEIATATVKRLHLELGGKAPFVVFDDADLEAAVHGAVAGSLINTGQDCTAATRAYVQRPLYEEFVARTAALMETVRLGDPFAPGTDLGPLISHAQRDRVAAFVERARAYARVVSGGQAPQGELKNGAYYLPTLVADAAQDSEIVQSEIFGPVLVVLPFDSDDEGIRLANDSPYGLAASAWSRDVYRTNRATREIKAGCVWVNDHIPIISEMPHGGYKASGFGKDMSTYSFEEYTQVKHVMFDNTAIARKDWHRTIFGDR encoded by the coding sequence ATGCAGAACCCGGGCAGCGTCACCCCGGAACGATTCCCCGCACAGGACCGCTTCGCGACCGGCGCGCAGTACATCGCCGGCCGCCCCACGAAGGGCACATCGGGGCGCACCCACGCGGTCGTCGACCCCGCGACCGGCGACGAGGTCCTCACCTACGAACTGGCCGGGACCGACGACGTGGACGCGGCCGTCGCCGCCGCCCGCGCCGCGTTCCCGGGCTGGGCCGCCACCACCCCCGGTGAGCGGTCGGACGCCCTGCACCGCTTCGCCGCGGTCCTCGCCGACCGGGCGGAGGAGTTCGCGCGGGCCGAGTCCCTGCAGTGCGGGAAGCCGCTCAAACTGACGCGCGAGTTCGACGTGCCCGGCACCATCGACAACACCGCGTTCTTCGCGGGCGCCGCCCGGCACCTCCAGGGCCAGTCGGCCGGCGAGTACTCCGGCGACCACACTTCGTACGTACGCCGGGAGCCCATCGGCGTCGTCGGTTCCATCGCGCCCTGGAACTACCCGCTCCAGATGGCCGCCTGGAAGATCCTCCCGGCGATCGCCGCGGGCAACACGATCGTCCTGAAGCCCGCCGAGCCGACGCCGCTCACCTCGCTGCTCTTCGCGCAGGCCGCCACCGACGCCGGAATCCCCGACGGTGTGATCAACATCGTCACCGGGACCGGCAAGGAGGCCGGTGAGCACCTCGTCGGCCATCCCGATGTGGTCATGACCTCCTTCACCGGGTCCACCGCCGTCGGGAAGCGGGTCGCCGAGATCGCCACGGCCACCGTCAAGCGCCTCCATCTGGAACTGGGTGGCAAGGCCCCGTTCGTGGTCTTCGACGACGCCGACCTGGAGGCCGCCGTCCACGGCGCGGTCGCGGGCTCCCTCATCAACACCGGCCAGGACTGCACGGCCGCCACGCGCGCGTATGTGCAGCGGCCCCTCTACGAGGAGTTCGTCGCGCGGACGGCCGCCCTCATGGAGACCGTCCGGCTCGGCGACCCCTTCGCCCCGGGCACCGACCTGGGCCCCCTCATCTCGCACGCCCAGCGCGACCGGGTCGCCGCCTTCGTCGAGCGGGCACGCGCGTACGCGCGCGTGGTGAGCGGCGGACAGGCGCCACAGGGGGAGCTCAAGAACGGCGCGTACTATCTGCCCACGCTCGTCGCGGACGCCGCCCAGGACAGCGAGATCGTCCAGTCGGAGATCTTCGGGCCGGTGCTCGTGGTCCTGCCCTTCGACAGCGACGACGAGGGCATCCGCCTCGCCAACGACAGCCCGTACGGACTCGCCGCCTCCGCCTGGAGCCGGGACGTGTACCGGACGAACCGTGCCACCCGCGAGATCAAGGCGGGCTGTGTATGGGTCAACGACCACATCCCGATCATCAGCGAGATGCCGCACGGCGGCTACAAGGCGTCCGGCTTCGGCAAGGACATGTCCACGTACTCGTTCGAGGAGTACACGCAGGTGAAACATGTCATGTTCGACAATACGGCGATCGCCAGGAAGGACTGGCACCGCACGATCTTCGGGGACCGCTAG
- a CDS encoding adenosine deaminase encodes MTDHRTTQGVPVPPAVSAASTVPGAFGTRDPHAFIAGLPKAELHVHHVGSASPRIVAELAARHPDSQVPTDPEALADYFTFTDFAHFIQVYLSVVDLIRTPDDVRLLTFEVARDLARQQVRYAELTVTPYSSTRRGIDERAFMEAIEDARKAAEAEFGTVLRWCFDIPGEAGLQAAEETVRLATDDRLRPEGLVSFGLGGPEVGVPRPQFKPYFDRAIAAGLHSVPHAGETTGPETIWDALNVLRAERIGHGTSAAGDPKLLAHLAEHRIALEVCPTSNIATRAVRTLDEHPIKEFVRAGVLVTVNSDDPPMFGTDLNTEYAVAARLLELDEQGLAALARNAVEASFLDEPGKARLSAEIDTYTSAWLTP; translated from the coding sequence TTGACCGACCACCGCACCACGCAGGGCGTGCCCGTGCCCCCCGCTGTCTCCGCCGCGTCCACGGTGCCCGGCGCCTTCGGCACCCGCGACCCGCACGCCTTCATCGCCGGTCTGCCCAAGGCCGAGCTGCATGTGCACCATGTCGGCTCCGCCTCACCCCGTATCGTCGCGGAACTCGCCGCCCGCCACCCCGACTCCCAGGTGCCCACGGATCCCGAGGCGCTCGCGGACTACTTCACCTTCACGGACTTCGCCCACTTCATCCAGGTGTATCTGTCCGTCGTGGACCTGATCCGCACCCCGGACGACGTCCGGCTGCTGACGTTCGAGGTGGCGCGGGACCTCGCCCGGCAGCAGGTGCGGTACGCCGAGCTGACCGTCACGCCGTACTCCTCCACCCGCCGCGGCATCGACGAGCGGGCCTTCATGGAGGCGATCGAGGACGCCCGGAAGGCCGCGGAGGCCGAGTTCGGGACCGTGCTGCGGTGGTGCTTCGACATTCCCGGCGAGGCGGGGCTCCAGGCCGCCGAGGAGACCGTCCGGCTCGCCACCGACGACCGGCTGCGGCCGGAGGGGCTGGTGTCGTTCGGGCTCGGCGGGCCCGAGGTCGGTGTACCGAGGCCGCAGTTCAAGCCGTACTTCGACCGGGCGATCGCGGCCGGGCTGCACTCCGTGCCGCACGCCGGGGAGACCACCGGGCCCGAGACGATCTGGGACGCGCTGAACGTGCTGCGCGCCGAGCGCATCGGCCACGGCACCAGCGCGGCCGGCGACCCGAAGCTGCTCGCGCACCTCGCCGAGCACCGGATCGCCCTGGAGGTCTGCCCGACCTCGAACATAGCCACGCGCGCGGTCCGCACCCTCGACGAGCACCCCATCAAGGAGTTCGTGCGGGCCGGGGTGCTGGTCACCGTCAACTCCGACGACCCGCCGATGTTCGGCACGGACCTCAACACCGAGTACGCGGTCGCCGCGCGCCTCCTCGAACTCGACGAGCAGGGCCTCGCCGCGCTGGCGAGGAACGCGGTGGAGGCGTCCTTCCTCGACGAGCCCGGCAAGGCCCGGCTGTCCGCCGAGATCGACACCTACACCTCGGCCTGGCTGACCCCCTGA
- a CDS encoding ABC transporter ATP-binding protein has translation MTSDKTGKTGKKRTAEGGGDVRLSGIGKTYGSFTAVHPLDLTVPEGSFFALLGASGCGKTTTLRMIAGLEEPSCGSVWLGDHDVTNLPPYKRPVNTVFQSYALFPHLDIFENVAFGLRRRGVKSVKKQVEDMLELVQLGEQARKKPHQLSGGQQQRVAVARALINHPKVLLLDEPLGALDLKLRRQMQLELKRIQTEVGITFIHVTHDQEEAMTMADTVAVMNGGRVEQLGSPTDLYENPRTTFVANFLGTSNLIEAEVDSKSGGDIVLKGGDGKLVLPEARCSAPATTGGKVLVGVRPEKITLTHADDAGEIPVGRNRITGKIAATSFIGVSTQYVIDSSVCPEFEVYVQNIDRDTRLVPGADVVLHWNPAHTFGLDAAQDIDAGVDEGAAV, from the coding sequence ATGACCAGCGACAAGACAGGCAAGACCGGAAAGAAGCGCACGGCCGAGGGCGGCGGCGACGTCCGTCTCTCCGGCATCGGCAAGACCTACGGCTCCTTCACCGCCGTGCACCCGCTCGACCTGACCGTGCCGGAAGGTTCCTTCTTCGCCCTGCTCGGTGCCTCCGGCTGCGGCAAGACCACCACCCTGCGCATGATCGCCGGCCTGGAGGAACCTTCCTGCGGAAGCGTCTGGCTCGGCGACCACGACGTGACGAACCTGCCGCCGTACAAGCGGCCGGTGAACACGGTCTTCCAGTCCTACGCCCTCTTCCCGCACCTCGACATCTTCGAGAACGTCGCCTTCGGTCTGCGCCGGCGCGGCGTCAAGAGCGTGAAGAAGCAGGTCGAGGACATGCTGGAGCTGGTCCAGCTCGGCGAGCAGGCGCGCAAGAAGCCGCATCAGCTCTCGGGCGGCCAGCAGCAGCGCGTCGCCGTCGCCCGCGCCCTCATCAACCACCCCAAGGTCCTTCTCCTCGACGAGCCGCTCGGCGCCCTCGACCTCAAGCTGCGCCGCCAGATGCAGCTGGAGCTGAAGCGCATCCAGACCGAGGTCGGCATCACGTTCATCCATGTCACGCACGACCAGGAGGAGGCCATGACCATGGCCGACACGGTCGCCGTGATGAACGGCGGACGCGTCGAGCAACTCGGCTCCCCCACCGACCTGTACGAGAACCCCCGGACCACCTTCGTCGCCAACTTCCTCGGCACCTCCAACCTCATCGAGGCCGAGGTCGACTCGAAGAGCGGCGGCGACATCGTGCTCAAGGGGGGCGACGGCAAGCTCGTGCTCCCCGAGGCGCGATGTTCGGCGCCCGCCACCACCGGCGGCAAGGTCCTCGTCGGCGTACGCCCCGAGAAGATCACCCTCACCCACGCGGACGACGCCGGGGAGATACCGGTCGGCCGCAACCGCATCACCGGCAAGATCGCCGCCACCAGCTTCATCGGCGTCTCCACGCAGTACGTCATCGACAGCTCGGTCTGCCCCGAGTTCGAGGTGTACGTCCAGAACATCGACCGCGACACCCGGCTCGTCCCAGGCGCCGATGTCGTCCTGCACTGGAACCCCGCGCACACCTTCGGCCTGGACGCCGCCCAGGACATCGACGCGGGTGTCGACGAGGGGGCGGCCGTCTGA
- a CDS encoding glycerophosphodiester phosphodiesterase, whose translation MRTVTAVAHRGAPYRHRENTLDSLRAGLELGADAVEFDVRTTRDGVPVLLHDATLNRLWEVERPLAALSAAELRGLTADGVPTLADALLATKGNRVMVDLPGAVNPRAVRQILGVVREYDAEDRVYYSADPPTVLAVRAAAPTAEIALTWKTLAPPRPALLEAIRPRWLNYRFGLVTRPLAERVHRDGCLLSVWTPDTRRSMRRLIDLGADSITTNRIDALCALRRGFRDTR comes from the coding sequence ATGCGCACCGTGACAGCCGTCGCCCATCGCGGCGCACCCTACCGCCACCGTGAGAACACGCTCGACTCCCTGCGGGCCGGGCTCGAACTGGGCGCGGACGCCGTCGAGTTCGACGTGCGGACGACCCGTGACGGCGTGCCCGTGCTGCTGCACGACGCGACGCTGAACCGGCTCTGGGAGGTGGAACGGCCGCTGGCCGCGCTCTCCGCCGCGGAGCTGCGCGGGCTGACGGCCGACGGGGTGCCGACGCTGGCCGACGCGCTGCTCGCCACCAAGGGCAACCGGGTCATGGTGGACCTGCCGGGCGCGGTGAACCCGCGGGCGGTGCGACAGATCCTCGGCGTCGTACGGGAGTACGACGCCGAGGACCGCGTCTACTACAGCGCCGACCCGCCCACCGTGCTGGCCGTCCGCGCCGCCGCGCCCACCGCGGAGATCGCCCTCACCTGGAAGACCCTCGCCCCGCCCCGCCCGGCCCTCCTGGAAGCGATCCGCCCCCGCTGGCTCAACTACCGCTTCGGCCTGGTCACCCGTCCCCTGGCCGAGCGCGTCCACCGGGACGGCTGTCTCCTCTCCGTCTGGACCCCCGACACGCGCCGCTCCATGCGCCGTCTGATCGACCTGGGCGCCGACTCGATCACGACCAACCGGATCGACGCCCTGTGCGCGCTGCGGCGAGGCTTCCGGGACACGCGCTGA
- the gap gene encoding type I glyceraldehyde-3-phosphate dehydrogenase, translating into MTRIAINGFGRIGRNVLRALLERDSALEIVAVNDLTEPATLARLLAYDSTAGRLGRPVTVDGDTLVVDGRRIKVTAEREPANLPWAELGVDIVLEATGRFTSAKAARAHLDAGARKVLVSAPSDGADITLAFGVNTDAYDPDLHTIVSNASCTTNALAPLAKVLDDLAGIEHGFMTTVHAYTQEQNLQDGPHRDARRARAAGVNIVPTTTGAAKAIGLVLPNLDGKLSGDSIRVPVPVGSIVELNTTVARDVTRDDVLAAYRTAAEGPLAGVLEYSEDPLVSSDIVGNPASSIFDSALTRVEGRHVKVVAWYDNEWGFSNRVIDTLELLATR; encoded by the coding sequence ATGACTCGCATCGCCATCAACGGATTCGGCCGCATCGGACGCAATGTGCTGCGTGCCCTGCTGGAGCGCGACAGCGCCCTGGAGATCGTCGCCGTCAACGACCTCACCGAGCCCGCCACCCTCGCCCGGCTGCTCGCCTACGACAGCACGGCCGGCCGGCTCGGGCGCCCGGTGACCGTCGACGGGGACACCCTCGTCGTCGACGGCCGCCGGATCAAGGTGACCGCCGAGCGCGAACCGGCGAACCTGCCCTGGGCCGAACTCGGCGTGGACATCGTCCTGGAGGCCACCGGCCGCTTCACCTCGGCGAAGGCCGCCCGCGCCCACCTCGACGCGGGCGCGAGGAAGGTCCTCGTCAGCGCGCCCTCGGACGGCGCCGACATCACGCTCGCGTTCGGCGTCAACACCGACGCCTACGACCCGGACCTGCACACGATCGTCTCCAACGCCTCCTGCACCACCAACGCGCTCGCGCCGCTCGCCAAGGTCCTCGACGACCTCGCCGGTATCGAGCACGGCTTCATGACGACGGTGCACGCCTACACGCAGGAGCAGAACCTCCAGGACGGCCCGCACCGCGACGCCCGCCGCGCCCGCGCCGCCGGCGTGAACATCGTGCCGACCACGACCGGCGCCGCCAAGGCGATCGGCCTGGTGCTGCCGAACCTCGACGGCAAGCTGTCGGGCGACTCGATCCGGGTGCCGGTGCCGGTGGGCTCGATCGTCGAACTCAACACGACCGTCGCCCGCGACGTGACCCGCGACGACGTGCTGGCGGCCTACCGCACGGCTGCGGAGGGCCCGCTCGCCGGTGTCCTCGAATACTCGGAGGACCCGCTGGTGTCGTCGGACATCGTGGGCAACCCCGCCTCGTCGATCTTCGACTCCGCCCTCACCCGCGTCGAGGGCCGCCACGTCAAGGTGGTCGCCTGGTACGACAACGAGTGGGGCTTCTCGAACCGCGTGATCGACACCCTGGAGCTCCTCGCCACCCGCTGA